Proteins encoded by one window of Candidatus Cloacimonadota bacterium:
- a CDS encoding S8 family serine peptidase → MKRLILVISVLCLAWGLRAAADPYFSSGARPLYAQNLVKVKLSLAAAQRSNLPQQLAEEHPRFGLADLDRIMAETGGTAVIRAHRRLKNQAWEAAQGFDRWFLVRLSGTTAVEEALTAFKASPWIEDASFEHYAYPQYIPSDPYYVDNWGHNNTGQGPGGGGAGFDSNAPEAWDDAQVFGDPNIIIAIIDSGVNYNHADLNDNCLPGWDYGANDNDPSDTNGHGTQCAGVAAGETNNGIGVAGVAGGCSIMPLKVMNNSGGMTFTSITNAITHAADNGAHVISMSLGAEDGADEGDNPASDAALYYAYNEGCVIFAATANSNTSSIAYPSNHTAVISVGAASPTGQRKSTTSSDGQNWWGSNYGVNVQDDPKAVDIMAATILPATTRTGGYSTNFNGTSCATPYAAGVAGLILSKDSGLTPDQVRLTIVNNATDMTIDGGPGWDRYTGYGMINASAALASIAPGMPSCVITAPANNSVHSLGSTIQVSVNANDSDGFISHVNFYLDDNPSPDFTDATAPYAWDWSTAGLASGEHTISAVAYDNLSNSRSFSINVVLLQAANEGFESGLFDLYPWQNPSSGPWTVQSETVYSGSHAARSGLITHLQESVLSLTLTVVEAGTVSFFSMVSSEPNYDYLRFYIDGVQQDQWSGLLNWDFHSYPVAAGTRIFTWSYVKDQGVSTGSDCAWLDHISFPAHNAPPFAPSGLSATAVSPSRVVLNWTDNSSDETEFYVERSTGGYWALVNWAGPDVTSAEDIGLDPATSYNYRVRAANTNGNSNYSNVALAVTLGNDCPDNVTATQQANWVNLSWSAPLSGADAYQVWRYEVINNQPANGVLITPANVAETAYTDPDWYLLNPGEYLWQVKAVAGAAVSAGSHSNSLAKATNGVIVGTVTDLSGNPLAIATVATGTVSALTNACGVYTLSVVPETYTLTASHPDYESVSLADVAVSSDLQTQADFQLPLYTVATPTFNPEPGSYTGSVDVVLSSATPEAVIRFTLDGSEPCLQSQIYSAPIRLETSSTVRAKAFKLNCTPSAIADAFYEITVSADDPSAPAVGGIQGVWPNPFSASASISLYLKDSSRAYSLDIYNIRGELVHRYQGREKGFQDLVWDAKDSRGRRLAAGVYLIRFEQGDLRQTRKLVLK, encoded by the coding sequence GTGAAGCGATTAATCCTTGTCATAAGCGTCCTCTGCCTCGCCTGGGGCCTCCGGGCGGCGGCCGATCCATATTTCAGCAGCGGGGCGCGTCCCCTCTATGCCCAGAACCTTGTAAAGGTGAAACTCAGCCTGGCCGCGGCGCAGCGGTCCAACCTGCCGCAGCAGTTGGCGGAGGAACACCCCCGTTTCGGCCTGGCCGACCTGGACCGGATAATGGCAGAAACCGGCGGCACGGCGGTGATCCGCGCCCACCGGCGTTTGAAGAACCAAGCCTGGGAAGCCGCGCAAGGCTTCGACCGCTGGTTTTTGGTGCGCCTCAGCGGCACCACCGCGGTGGAGGAAGCGCTGACGGCTTTTAAGGCCAGTCCCTGGATCGAAGACGCAAGTTTCGAGCACTACGCCTATCCGCAATACATTCCCAGCGATCCATACTATGTGGACAACTGGGGCCACAACAACACCGGACAGGGTCCCGGCGGCGGCGGGGCCGGCTTTGACAGCAACGCTCCCGAGGCCTGGGACGACGCCCAGGTCTTCGGCGACCCGAACATCATCATCGCCATCATCGACAGCGGCGTTAACTACAACCACGCGGACCTGAACGACAACTGCCTGCCTGGTTGGGATTACGGCGCCAACGACAACGACCCCTCCGACACCAACGGCCACGGAACTCAGTGCGCCGGGGTCGCGGCCGGCGAGACCAACAACGGCATCGGCGTGGCCGGGGTGGCTGGAGGCTGCAGCATCATGCCCCTCAAGGTGATGAATAATTCCGGCGGCATGACCTTCACCAGCATCACCAACGCCATCACCCACGCCGCGGATAACGGGGCCCACGTGATCAGCATGAGTTTGGGCGCCGAGGACGGGGCCGATGAAGGCGACAACCCCGCCAGCGACGCCGCCCTCTATTATGCCTACAACGAAGGCTGCGTGATCTTTGCCGCCACCGCTAACTCCAACACTTCCTCCATTGCCTATCCCTCCAACCACACGGCCGTGATCAGCGTGGGAGCGGCCAGTCCCACCGGCCAGAGGAAAAGCACCACTTCCTCCGACGGCCAGAACTGGTGGGGCTCGAACTACGGCGTAAACGTCCAGGACGACCCCAAGGCCGTGGACATCATGGCAGCCACCATCCTGCCCGCCACCACCCGCACCGGTGGCTACAGCACCAACTTCAACGGCACCTCCTGTGCCACGCCCTACGCGGCGGGAGTAGCCGGGCTGATCCTTTCCAAGGATTCAGGGCTAACGCCGGACCAGGTGCGGCTGACGATCGTGAACAATGCCACGGACATGACCATCGACGGCGGTCCAGGCTGGGACCGCTATACTGGCTATGGCATGATCAACGCCAGTGCCGCTTTGGCCAGCATCGCGCCCGGCATGCCTTCCTGCGTGATCACCGCCCCGGCCAACAACTCTGTGCATTCCCTGGGCAGCACCATCCAAGTGTCCGTGAACGCCAATGACAGCGACGGCTTTATCTCACACGTGAACTTTTACCTCGACGACAACCCCAGCCCCGATTTTACCGATGCTACAGCCCCCTATGCCTGGGATTGGAGCACCGCGGGCTTGGCCTCCGGAGAACACACCATCAGCGCGGTGGCCTACGACAACCTGAGCAACAGCCGCAGCTTCTCCATCAACGTGGTGCTGCTGCAGGCGGCCAACGAGGGCTTCGAATCCGGCCTTTTCGACCTCTATCCTTGGCAGAATCCCAGCTCGGGACCTTGGACCGTGCAGAGCGAAACGGTCTATTCCGGCAGCCATGCCGCCAGGTCCGGCCTGATCACCCATCTGCAGGAAAGCGTGCTCAGCCTCACCCTCACGGTGGTCGAGGCCGGAACGGTGAGTTTCTTCAGCATGGTTTCCAGCGAACCAAACTACGACTATCTGCGCTTTTACATCGACGGCGTGCAACAGGACCAGTGGTCCGGACTGCTGAACTGGGATTTCCACAGCTATCCCGTGGCGGCGGGCACCCGCATCTTCACCTGGAGCTATGTTAAAGACCAGGGCGTGAGCACCGGCAGCGACTGCGCCTGGCTGGACCACATCAGCTTTCCCGCCCACAACGCGCCGCCCTTCGCGCCTTCCGGACTCAGCGCCACTGCCGTTTCGCCCTCCCGGGTGGTGCTGAACTGGACCGATAATTCCAGCGACGAGACGGAATTTTACGTGGAACGCTCCACCGGAGGATATTGGGCCCTGGTGAACTGGGCTGGACCGGATGTGACCAGCGCCGAGGACATTGGGCTCGACCCCGCCACCAGCTACAACTACCGCGTACGGGCTGCCAACACCAACGGCAACAGCAATTACAGCAACGTGGCCCTGGCCGTGACCCTGGGCAACGACTGCCCGGACAACGTGACCGCCACGCAGCAGGCCAACTGGGTGAACCTGAGCTGGAGCGCCCCCCTCAGCGGCGCGGATGCTTATCAGGTCTGGCGCTATGAAGTGATCAACAACCAACCGGCGAATGGCGTGCTGATCACCCCTGCCAATGTGGCGGAGACAGCCTACACCGATCCGGACTGGTATCTGCTGAACCCCGGCGAGTATCTCTGGCAGGTGAAGGCCGTCGCGGGAGCGGCTGTTTCCGCCGGCTCGCATTCGAACAGCCTAGCCAAGGCAACCAACGGCGTGATCGTGGGAACTGTGACCGATCTGAGCGGAAACCCGCTGGCCATCGCCACCGTGGCCACCGGCACGGTTTCCGCGCTCACCAACGCATGCGGCGTTTACACCCTGTCTGTCGTTCCCGAAACCTACACCCTCACGGCCAGTCATCCGGATTATGAATCAGTCAGCCTGGCAGATGTGGCGGTTAGCTCCGACCTGCAGACCCAGGCCGATTTCCAGCTGCCGCTCTACACGGTTGCCACACCCACTTTCAACCCTGAACCCGGCTCTTACACCGGCTCTGTGGATGTGGTGCTGAGCAGCGCCACTCCGGAGGCGGTGATCCGCTTCACCCTGGACGGCAGCGAGCCCTGCCTGCAATCACAGATCTATTCCGCCCCTATCCGGCTGGAGACCAGCTCCACGGTGCGAGCCAAGGCGTTCAAACTGAACTGCACCCCAAGCGCCATAGCCGATGCTTTTTACGAGATCACGGTTTCCGCCGATGATCCCTCCGCACCGGCTGTGGGAGGCATCCAGGGCGTCTGGCCAAATCCCTTCTCCGCAAGCGCAAGCATCAGCCTCTATCTCAAAGACTCCAGCCGGGCTTACAGCCTGGATATCTACAACATCCGCGGGGAATTGGTCCACCGCTACCAAGGCCGGGAAAAGGGTTTCCAGGACCTGGTCTGGGACGCCAAGGACAGCCGGGGACGCAGATTGGCTGCGGGAGTGTATCTGATCAGATTTGAACAGGGAGATTTGCGGCAGACCCGAAAACTGGTGCTGAAGTAA
- the thrS gene encoding threonine--tRNA ligase: protein MPIKITLPDGSAKLYEQPVSALQVAEDISPRLAEAAICAELDGVLVDLGHSIDRDAKLVLHTFKTEAGKDIYWHSTAHLMAQAVKQLFPEVKVTIGPAIEQGFYYDFDRDKPFTEEELEQIEERMAFLAKQNLPYARKELSKAEAMEIFANMGEDYKLEILGEIPDTDVISTYTQGDFIDLCRGPHIPHTGKIKAVKLLKSSGAYWRGDEKNKMLQRIYGISFPTLKELDGYLEFLRQAALRDHRKLGKDLDLFSINEDIGPGLVLWHPNGAMIRHLIEAYWKEEHLRRGYKLVYTPHVGRANLWETSGHLGFYKENMYAAMDVEGQDYYIKPMNCPFHIAIYNSNLHSYRELPIRLAELGTVYRYERSGVLHGLMRVRGFTQDDAHIICTPDQLDSEVEKLIVFSLDMLKHFGFRDFLIYLSTKPDEAVGDPADWDVATASLRASLEKLGLEYQVDAGGGAFYGPKIDIKIKDALGRAWQCSTIQFDFNEPTRFDMHYIGADNAQHRPYMVHRAILGSVERFFATLLEYHSGNLPHWLAPVQMMILPITEAQMPFARKLEEDFRLRGLRCEVDPRNEKIGYKIRDAELKKIPFMCVIGKKEEESGQITLRQHTVGDLGSMSFAEALSRVQSDT from the coding sequence ATGCCGATAAAAATTACCTTGCCCGACGGCTCTGCCAAACTCTATGAGCAACCCGTGAGCGCCCTGCAGGTGGCCGAAGACATCAGCCCCAGGCTGGCCGAAGCCGCCATCTGCGCCGAACTCGACGGCGTCTTGGTGGATCTGGGCCACAGCATCGACCGCGACGCCAAACTGGTGCTGCACACCTTCAAAACAGAGGCCGGGAAAGACATCTACTGGCACAGCACCGCGCATCTGATGGCGCAGGCCGTGAAACAGCTCTTCCCCGAGGTGAAGGTGACCATCGGCCCGGCCATCGAGCAGGGTTTTTATTACGATTTCGACCGCGACAAACCCTTCACCGAAGAGGAACTGGAGCAGATCGAGGAGCGCATGGCCTTCCTCGCCAAACAAAACTTGCCCTACGCCCGCAAAGAACTCTCCAAAGCCGAGGCAATGGAGATCTTTGCCAACATGGGCGAGGATTACAAGCTGGAAATCCTGGGCGAGATCCCGGATACAGACGTGATCAGCACCTACACCCAGGGCGATTTCATCGACCTCTGCCGCGGCCCGCACATCCCCCACACCGGCAAGATCAAAGCCGTCAAGCTGCTCAAATCCTCCGGCGCTTACTGGCGTGGCGACGAAAAGAACAAGATGCTCCAGCGCATCTACGGGATCAGCTTTCCCACCCTGAAGGAACTGGATGGGTATCTGGAATTTCTCAGGCAGGCCGCCCTGCGCGACCACCGCAAACTGGGCAAGGACCTTGACCTCTTTTCCATCAATGAAGACATCGGCCCTGGCCTTGTGCTCTGGCATCCCAACGGCGCCATGATCCGCCATCTGATCGAAGCTTACTGGAAGGAAGAGCATCTGCGCCGCGGCTACAAGCTGGTTTACACCCCCCACGTGGGCCGTGCCAACCTCTGGGAGACCAGCGGACACTTGGGTTTTTACAAGGAAAACATGTACGCGGCCATGGACGTGGAAGGCCAGGATTATTACATCAAACCGATGAACTGCCCATTCCACATTGCCATCTACAACAGCAACCTGCACAGCTACCGCGAGCTGCCCATTCGCCTGGCGGAACTGGGCACCGTTTACCGCTATGAACGCTCTGGCGTTCTGCACGGCCTGATGCGGGTGCGCGGCTTCACCCAGGACGACGCCCACATCATCTGCACCCCGGACCAGCTCGACTCCGAGGTGGAAAAACTGATCGTCTTTTCCCTGGACATGCTGAAGCATTTCGGCTTCCGCGATTTCCTCATCTACCTGAGCACCAAGCCGGATGAGGCCGTGGGCGATCCCGCCGATTGGGACGTGGCCACCGCGAGCCTGCGCGCCTCGCTGGAAAAACTCGGCCTGGAATATCAGGTTGATGCCGGCGGCGGCGCTTTCTACGGACCCAAGATCGACATCAAGATCAAGGACGCTTTGGGACGCGCCTGGCAGTGCAGCACCATCCAGTTCGATTTCAACGAACCCACCCGCTTTGACATGCACTATATCGGGGCCGACAACGCCCAGCACCGCCCCTACATGGTGCATCGCGCCATCCTCGGTTCCGTGGAACGCTTTTTCGCCACCCTGCTGGAATACCACTCCGGCAACCTGCCCCACTGGCTGGCCCCCGTGCAAATGATGATCCTGCCCATCACCGAAGCGCAAATGCCCTTCGCCCGCAAACTGGAGGAGGATTTCCGCCTGCGGGGCCTGCGCTGCGAAGTGGACCCCCGCAACGAGAAGATCGGCTACAAGATCCGCGACGCCGAACTCAAAAAGATCCCCTTCATGTGCGTGATCGGCAAAAAGGAAGAGGAATCCGGCCAGATCACCCTGCGCCAGCACACCGTGGGCGACCTGGGCAGCATGAGCTTCGCTGAGGCCCTCAGCCGCGTGCAAAGCGACACCTGA
- the cadA gene encoding cadmium-translocating P-type ATPase has translation MSVQEYDIQNLDCASCAGKIEAGIKALPEVHSANLDFVNRRLIVRYHSAIDQPLQKLNGIAAAIEPGVAITLSGAETTAKRNTALWLTLGGAVLLMIATLLAPSALKPWLGLAAWLMAGHKVLINAARSLLSKQLFSEQLLMSLATIGAVGLGEYVEAAAVMVLYEFGQWLEARAVEHSRRSIRGMLSLKPDRAHLKTAAGVVETRLGEVPVGATIIVNPGERVPLDGVILKGESTVDTSTLTGEAEPLYVNPGAEIFAGFLNHSGLLEIKVASSEAESTVTRILNLIDNAGARKSQQEKFITRFARIYTPAVVGAAFLVFLIPTLLGYPAAVWFRRGLVFLIVSCPCALVISIPLSYYIGIGVAAKKGIIFKGSEFLDVLRRVKTVVFDKTGTLTTGEMKVEKVFVREGGEPMELVHSLWLAEHSSSHPFAKAIRAAYEGDFDPALVNAYSEYPGRGVLLQYGQDRILAGSEAFLQEYGFIDPIPAKSHSAVHAVKNDIYLGCVSFSDTLKPGIADTLAELKKQGVERTVMLSGDRRDKAAKVSRETGLDEFHAELLPEQKLGRLEEIMGRGQGKTAYVGDGMNDAPALARADAGIAMGAIGNQASVETADIVLLNDKPEQLAAAFSISRRTGTLVAQNIAIALGVKALVMILGVGGISGLWEAIIADVGVTLIVIFNSLRLLRQARRA, from the coding sequence ATGAGCGTGCAGGAATACGACATCCAAAATCTGGACTGCGCCAGCTGCGCGGGCAAGATCGAAGCCGGGATCAAGGCCCTGCCTGAAGTTCACAGCGCCAATCTGGATTTTGTGAACCGCCGGCTGATCGTGCGATATCACTCCGCCATCGACCAGCCCCTGCAAAAACTGAACGGCATCGCCGCCGCCATCGAACCCGGCGTGGCCATCACCCTCAGTGGCGCGGAAACCACCGCGAAGCGAAACACCGCCCTCTGGCTCACCCTCGGCGGCGCGGTGCTATTGATGATCGCTACGCTGCTGGCGCCTTCCGCCCTGAAACCCTGGCTGGGCCTGGCCGCCTGGCTTATGGCGGGGCATAAGGTGCTGATCAACGCCGCCCGATCCCTGCTTTCCAAACAGCTGTTCTCCGAGCAGCTGCTGATGAGTCTCGCCACCATCGGCGCGGTGGGTTTGGGCGAATACGTGGAGGCAGCAGCGGTGATGGTGCTCTACGAATTTGGCCAGTGGCTGGAAGCCCGCGCGGTGGAGCATTCCCGCCGTTCGATCCGCGGCATGCTGTCGCTCAAACCTGACCGGGCTCACCTCAAAACCGCGGCTGGAGTGGTGGAAACCCGCCTGGGCGAAGTGCCGGTGGGCGCCACCATCATCGTCAATCCCGGCGAACGGGTACCTCTCGACGGCGTGATCCTGAAGGGCGAAAGCACGGTGGACACCTCCACCCTCACCGGCGAGGCGGAGCCACTTTACGTGAACCCTGGCGCGGAGATCTTCGCCGGATTCCTGAACCACAGCGGCCTACTGGAGATCAAGGTGGCCAGCAGCGAGGCGGAAAGCACCGTAACCCGCATTCTGAACCTGATCGACAACGCCGGCGCGCGCAAATCGCAGCAGGAAAAATTCATCACCCGCTTCGCCCGGATCTACACTCCCGCGGTGGTGGGAGCGGCTTTCCTCGTGTTCCTCATCCCCACTCTGCTGGGTTATCCGGCTGCCGTCTGGTTCCGGCGCGGCCTGGTGTTCCTCATCGTGTCCTGTCCCTGCGCGCTGGTGATCTCCATCCCGCTTTCTTACTACATCGGCATCGGGGTGGCGGCCAAAAAGGGCATCATCTTCAAGGGCAGCGAGTTCCTTGATGTGCTGCGCCGCGTGAAGACCGTGGTCTTCGACAAAACCGGCACCCTCACCACCGGCGAGATGAAGGTGGAAAAGGTGTTCGTGCGCGAGGGCGGCGAACCCATGGAACTGGTCCACAGCCTCTGGCTGGCGGAACACAGTAGCTCGCATCCCTTTGCCAAAGCCATCCGCGCCGCCTACGAGGGTGATTTCGACCCCGCCCTGGTAAATGCCTATTCCGAATACCCCGGCCGCGGCGTGCTGCTCCAGTATGGCCAAGACCGCATTCTGGCGGGCTCGGAAGCCTTTCTGCAGGAATACGGCTTCATCGATCCCATCCCGGCAAAATCCCACAGTGCGGTGCACGCTGTGAAAAACGACATCTACCTGGGTTGCGTGAGCTTTTCCGACACCCTCAAACCCGGCATTGCGGACACCCTCGCGGAGCTGAAAAAGCAAGGCGTGGAGCGCACCGTGATGCTTTCCGGCGACCGCCGGGACAAAGCGGCCAAGGTGAGCCGCGAGACCGGCCTGGACGAGTTTCACGCGGAACTGCTGCCGGAACAGAAACTGGGGCGGCTGGAAGAGATCATGGGCCGCGGACAGGGCAAAACCGCCTATGTGGGTGACGGCATGAACGACGCACCGGCCCTGGCCCGCGCGGATGCCGGCATCGCCATGGGCGCCATTGGCAACCAGGCCTCCGTGGAAACCGCCGACATTGTGCTGCTGAACGACAAGCCGGAACAGCTGGCCGCCGCCTTCAGCATTTCCCGCCGGACGGGAACCCTGGTGGCGCAAAACATCGCCATCGCCCTGGGCGTGAAAGCGCTGGTGATGATCCTGGGCGTGGGTGGCATTTCCGGGCTCTGGGAAGCCATTATCGCGGACGTGGGCGTTACCCTGATCGTGATCTTCAACTCCCTGAGGCTGCTGCGCCAAGCACGCCGCGCTTGA
- a CDS encoding metalloregulator ArsR/SmtB family transcription factor: MDAKHTFKDFSNAELDRIKGGLPDEQTTGYLSEFFAVFADNTRLRILYFLSQSEFCVADLASLVGLQQSAVSHQLKTLRLHRLVKFRREGTTIHYSLDDDHVQKVFAIALEHVSEGQQT; encoded by the coding sequence ATGGATGCCAAACATACATTCAAAGACTTTTCCAATGCTGAACTGGACCGCATCAAGGGCGGTTTGCCGGATGAGCAGACCACCGGCTACCTGAGCGAATTTTTCGCCGTATTCGCCGACAACACCCGTCTGCGCATCCTCTATTTCCTTTCCCAGAGCGAGTTTTGCGTGGCGGACCTGGCTTCACTGGTCGGCTTGCAGCAATCCGCGGTATCGCATCAGTTGAAAACCCTGCGCCTGCACCGGCTGGTGAAGTTCCGCCGGGAAGGCACCACCATCCATTACTCGCTGGATGACGACCACGTGCAGAAGGTCTTCGCCATCGCGCTGGAACACGTCAGCGAGGGACAGCAGACATGA